A genomic region of Nerophis lumbriciformis linkage group LG28, RoL_Nlum_v2.1, whole genome shotgun sequence contains the following coding sequences:
- the LOC133570988 gene encoding SRSF protein kinase 3-like — MKMSSSYAAAISALVKASSPKQQVKPDPHSDPDPHSDPDPPGRPISVPSPSPVGQRCPPAEAHPAAPEAMGSYEEQENPAEYGIGGYYPVEIGEIFEDRYQVVKKLGWGHFSTVWLCWDMVKGGFVALKVVKSAEMYRETALDEIKLLKCVRDSDPRDPKRDSIVHLIDDFRVSRGNAQHVCMVLEVLGHQLLKWIIKSNYTGLPLPCVKSIIRQVLQGLDYLHTKCKIIHTDIKPENILLQVDKVYVQKMAANTKLWQMPDSTGLNVNSSAKQKKRLSTLMGKLTGVFHTIGNWSSKTSRSQLKRLMRKEKKPQQRGQESDHSQKETSCAAVLSDVTTPLSTRSATCQSSLLCSDLKLRRRTLLLSDRPDSSLLSRRNLTFSLPDITKDVFLHPATDITPSPPGSSDCDVPFDFLLPRNAEKLLVKIADLGNACWVHKHFTEDIQTCQYRSVEVLIGADYGTPADIWSTACMAFELATGDYLFDPQPGATFSREEDHIAHIIELLGALPSQFTLSGKKSKIFFNQKGQLRHISKLKPWSLLEILLDKYEWPKDEATQFSSFLLTMLQLQPEKRATAAQCLKHPWITS, encoded by the exons atgaaaatgtcatcctcatACGCAGCCGCTATATCTGCCCTCGTTAAAGCCAGCTCTCCTAAACAACAAGTCAAACCTGACCCTCACTCTGATCCTGACCCTCACTCTGATCCAGACCCGCCTGGTCGCCCCATATCTGTCCCCTCACCCAGCCCAGTTGGGCAACGCTGCCCTCCAGCAGAAGCACATCCTGCTGCCCCTGAGGCTATGGGATCATACGAGGAGCAGGAGAACCCGGCAGAATACGGGATAG GCGGTTATTATCCTGTAGAAATTGGAGAGATATTTGAGGATCGATACCAAGTTGTGAAAAAGTTGGGATGGGGTCACTTTTCGACTGTGTGGCTCTGCTGGGATATGGT AAAAGGAGGTTTCGTGGCTCTGAAGGTGGTGAAGAGTGCCGAGATGTATCGAGAGACAGCGCTGGATGAGATCAAACTTCTGAAATGT GTGAGGGACAGTGATCCCAGAGATCCTAAACGTGACAGCATTGTGCATCTCATCGATGACTTCAGGGTCTCTAGAGGGAACGCGCAAC ATGTGTGCATGGTTCTGGAGGTACTTGGTCACCAGCTTCTAAAGTGGATCATCAAATCCAACTACACCGGGCTTCCACTTCCTTGTGTCAAGAGTATCATCAGACAG GTCCTGCAGGGTTTGGATTACTTGCACACCAAATGTAAAATCATCCACACCGACATCAAGCCAGAGAACATCCTCCTGCAGGTGGACAAAGTGTACGTTCAGAAAATGGCGGCCAACACCAAACTGTGGCAAATGCCAGACTCCACTGGGTTGAACG TGAACTCCAGCGCCAAACAAAAAAAG AGATTGTCCACCTTGATGGGGAAGCTGACGGGGGTTTTCCACACCATTGGGAATTGG TCCAGTAAGACTTCAAGATCGCAGCTGAAACGGTTAATGAGGAAGGAGAAGAAGCCGCAGCAGCGAGGACAAGAGAGCGACCACAGTCAAAAAGAAACTTCTTGCGCTGCTGTTCTTTCTGATGTGACGACACCCTTGAGCACACGCAGCGCCACCTGTCAATCATCGCTTCTGTGTTCTGACCTCAAACTAAGGCGGCGGACCTTGCTGCTGTCTGACAGGCCGGACTCGTCTCTGCTCAGTCGCAGAAACCTCACCTTTTCCTTGCCAGACATCACCAAAGATGTATTTCTGCACCCGGCTACAGACATAACCCCTTCTCCTCCAG GCAGCAGTGACTGTGATGTGCCTTTTGACTTCCTGTTGCCACGCAACGCTGAGAAGCTGCTCGTTAAGATTGCAGACCTGGGCAATGCTTGCTGGGTG CACAAACACTTCACTGAGGACATCCAAACATGTCAGTACCGCTCCGTGGAGGTCCTGATTGGCGCTGATTACGGCACCCCGGCTGACATCTGGAGTACTGCCTGCATG GCTTTTGAGCTGGCAACAGGGGACTATCTTTTTGACCCTCAGCCAGGGGCCACATTCTCCCGTGAAGAAG ATCACATTGCTCACATTATTGAACTACTTGGAGCCCTCCCATCACAGTTTACTCTCTCAGGGAAGAAGTCCAAAATATTCTTCAACCAAAAAG GACAACTGAGGCACATCTCCAAGCTGAAGCCGTGGAGCTTGTTGGAAATTCTTTTGGATAAATACGAGTGGCCCAAGGATGAAGCAACGCAGTTCAGCTCGTTCCTCCTAACCATGTTGCAGCTTCAGCCGGAAAAGCGAGCCACAGCAGCTCAATGTCTGAAACACCCATGGATCACATCTTAA
- the comtb gene encoding catechol O-methyltransferase B isoform X1, whose amino-acid sequence MMWWILGYCTGGVALLYALYRWVIPSLVQYHGGLALIWHDVIVERILDTLTRSTRPQRLLAAVQKNATRGNPLSVVKAIDEFCSHSEWAMNVGDEKGCIVDSVVSDINPVNVLELGTYCGYSTVRIASMLRPHAKIFTLEFNPDYAAIARQIFAWAGVEDKVQLIEGDSGEWIPKLKEKFGVETFDLVFLDHWKDRYLLDTKLIEECGLLRRGSVLLADNVICPGAPDYLQYVRSSPKYESRYFRSHLEYTKAEDGLEKSVFLG is encoded by the exons AT GATGTGGTGGATCCTTGGTTACTGCACCGGTGGAGTGGCCCTTCTCTATGCGCTGTACAGATGGGTGATCCCCAGTCTTGTGCAATATCACGGAGGCCTGGCGCTCATTTGGCACGATGTGATCGTGGAACGGATACTGGACACGCTGACCCGGTCCACACGTCCTCAG CGGCTTCTTGCTGCAGTACAGAAGAACGCTACCAGAGGGAACCCTCTCAGCGTGGTCAAAGCCATTGATGAGTTTTGCAGTCACAGTGAGTGGGCCATGAACGTGGGGGATGAGAAAG GCTGCATTGTGGACTCGGTGGTGTCTGATATAAACCCGGTTAACGTGCTGGAGCTGGGCACGTACTGCGGGTACTCCACGGTGAGGATCGCCAGCATGCTGCGGCCTCACGCCAAGATCTTCACGCTTGAATTTAACCCGGATTATGCCGCGATCGCTCGACAAATATTTGCTTGGGCAGGTGTGGAAGACAAG gtGCAATTAATCGAAGGAGATTCTGGCGAGTGGATCCCTAAACTTAAGGAGAAGTTTGGAGTGGAAACCTTTGACTTGGTTTTCTTGGATCACTGGAAGGATCGTTACCTTCTCGACACCAAACTGATAGAG GAGTGTGGTCTCCTGAGGAGAGGGAGCGTCCTGCTAGCAGACAATGTCATCTGTCCTGGTGCTCCAGACTACCTGCAGTATGTAAGAAGTAGTCCTAAGTATGAAAGCCGGTACTTCCGATCTCACTTGGAGTATACCAAAGCAGAAGACGGCCTGGAAAAGTCGGTCTTCTTAGGGTAG
- the comtb gene encoding catechol O-methyltransferase B isoform X2: MWWILGYCTGGVALLYALYRWVIPSLVQYHGGLALIWHDVIVERILDTLTRSTRPQRLLAAVQKNATRGNPLSVVKAIDEFCSHSEWAMNVGDEKGCIVDSVVSDINPVNVLELGTYCGYSTVRIASMLRPHAKIFTLEFNPDYAAIARQIFAWAGVEDKVQLIEGDSGEWIPKLKEKFGVETFDLVFLDHWKDRYLLDTKLIEECGLLRRGSVLLADNVICPGAPDYLQYVRSSPKYESRYFRSHLEYTKAEDGLEKSVFLG, translated from the exons ATGTGGTGGATCCTTGGTTACTGCACCGGTGGAGTGGCCCTTCTCTATGCGCTGTACAGATGGGTGATCCCCAGTCTTGTGCAATATCACGGAGGCCTGGCGCTCATTTGGCACGATGTGATCGTGGAACGGATACTGGACACGCTGACCCGGTCCACACGTCCTCAG CGGCTTCTTGCTGCAGTACAGAAGAACGCTACCAGAGGGAACCCTCTCAGCGTGGTCAAAGCCATTGATGAGTTTTGCAGTCACAGTGAGTGGGCCATGAACGTGGGGGATGAGAAAG GCTGCATTGTGGACTCGGTGGTGTCTGATATAAACCCGGTTAACGTGCTGGAGCTGGGCACGTACTGCGGGTACTCCACGGTGAGGATCGCCAGCATGCTGCGGCCTCACGCCAAGATCTTCACGCTTGAATTTAACCCGGATTATGCCGCGATCGCTCGACAAATATTTGCTTGGGCAGGTGTGGAAGACAAG gtGCAATTAATCGAAGGAGATTCTGGCGAGTGGATCCCTAAACTTAAGGAGAAGTTTGGAGTGGAAACCTTTGACTTGGTTTTCTTGGATCACTGGAAGGATCGTTACCTTCTCGACACCAAACTGATAGAG GAGTGTGGTCTCCTGAGGAGAGGGAGCGTCCTGCTAGCAGACAATGTCATCTGTCCTGGTGCTCCAGACTACCTGCAGTATGTAAGAAGTAGTCCTAAGTATGAAAGCCGGTACTTCCGATCTCACTTGGAGTATACCAAAGCAGAAGACGGCCTGGAAAAGTCGGTCTTCTTAGGGTAG